In a single window of the Gossypium hirsutum isolate 1008001.06 chromosome A13, Gossypium_hirsutum_v2.1, whole genome shotgun sequence genome:
- the LOC107894501 gene encoding uncharacterized protein, whose translation MERLDRAICNNAWFTLFPNSLVTHLPRLKSDHRPLEFSLMPAIHSSQGRPFRFLAGWVEHPAFSDFVKENWKVSSNMSTVHSEFTDQVKRWNKVVPVFDEEIKTASFDMAPLKAPISDGFHVLFYQSQWDHVDTSVFSWVKGIFAGKSIDSELNNSLIIIANRFKVVFPKLIAPEQTGFLAGQNITDDIVIAQEVIHSMRSLQKNRRWMTIKIDLENAYGRVLWNGVPTTKFQPTRGVRQGCPLSPYLFILCKEWLSHSIQAAIGVGNRSPIRLVRNGPPLSHIFFADNLILFGHAEEHQEVSNLGLYLGVPLFYERVTNYTLHFVVDKVRNKLSSWDARQLSLVGRVTLAQSILLSIPSYFMQTMMIPTGLCDEIENIVQKFVWGSTNGNTKIVLVSWDSVCQPKAHGDLGLRHLEDHNTSFMMNMGFNIVSNTNALWVRVIRTKYDIPVDYPRIY comes from the exons ATGGAGCGTCTGGATAGGGCTATCTGCAACAATGCTTGGTTCACTCTTTTTCCTAATTCTTTGGTGACCCATTTACCACGACTTAAATCGGACCATAGACCCCTTGAGTTTTCTTTGATGCCAGCTATTCATTCCTCTCAAGGGCGTCCGTTTAGATTTCTAGCAGGTTGGGTTGAACATCCTGCGTTCTCGGATTTTGTTAAAGAGAATTGGAAGGTTTCATCTAACATGTCGACGGTTCATTCTGAGTTTACTGATCAAGTCAAAAGATGGAACAAAGTTGT GCCAGTTTTTGATGAGGAAATCAAAACCGCTTCGTTTGACATGGCTCCTTTGAAAGCTCCAATAAGTGATGGTTTTCACGTCCTTTTCTACCAAAGCCAGTGGGATCATGTTGACACCTCCGTTTTTAGTTGGGTTAAAGGTATTTTTGCTGGTAAGAGTATTGATTCAGAATTAAATAATTCGCTTATT ATTATTGCTAACCGTTTTAAAGTGGTTTTCCCCAAGCTTATTGCTCCTGAACAGACTGGTTTCTTAGCAGGACAAAACATCACTGATGATATTGTAATTGCTCAAGAGGTTATCCACTCTATGAGAAGCTTACAAAAAAATAGGAGGTGGATGACCATCAAAATAGACCTGGAAAATGCCTATGGTCGA GTGTTGTGGAACGGGGTTCCAACTACGAAATTTCAACCAACCAGAGGTGTTCGTCAAGGTTGTCCTTTATcaccgtatttattcattttgtgTAAGGAATGGCTGAGTCATAGTATTCAGGCTGCCATAGGTGTTGGCAATCGGTCCCCCATTCGCCTGGTTCGCAATGGTCCACCACTTTCTCATATTTTCTTCGCGGATAATTTGATTCTCTTTGGTCATGCTGAGGAACATCAG GAAGTGAGTAATTTGGGGCTTTACTTAGGTGTTCCCCTATTCTACGAGAGGGTTACAAATTATACTTTACATTTTGTGGTAGATAAGGTGCGCAACAAGCTGTCTAGCTGGGACGCTAGGCAACTTTCCTTGGTAGGTAGGGTGACCTTAGCTCAATCTATCCTTCTGTCGATCCCAAGTTACTTCATGCAGACAATGATGATCCCTACAGGGTTGTGTGATGAGATCGAAAATATAGTGCAGAAATTTGTTTGGGGTTCCACTAATGGCAACACTAAAATAGTCTTGGTGAGTTGGGATTCAGTATGTCAACCGAAAGCTCATGGAGACCTTGGTCTGAGACACCTAGaagatcataatacttctttcaTGATGAATATGGGTTTTAACATTGTCTCTAATACTAATGCTTTATGGGTTCGGGTTATTCGGACTAAGTATGACATTCCAGTGGATTACCCCAGAATATATTGA
- the LOC107893633 gene encoding uncharacterized protein, producing MPMGCPFLSLRFSLFLSLSFATSSSPFSFFKLQSPSSSIPKATPSDLLSLLATPSHSSSVNPSVADELKSCFKFLVPFNPSNTRSSSDFKSPSSRRSLLKSPRDEQNELIWWPPEPVLELARLAFDSGGGPDSIHRALDPTVMPVPDVEGSKEDKCELTRTPYGRRFISQELNSYLEYLFKLIVERGPDVGLKVSLNRYDLFHGHLFIATETGRLGILFHAKEYPLYDKQVFPYYLGYCQKDSNVTYDDSINLRNILWLAPLPSNSTQGWIAPGVLLVLDAHPGGIVYRDLIPEYVNVVRTIYEDDLGNVVVDVNYLNVGDSQPDYQIFIC from the exons ATGCCAATGGGTTGCCCCTTTCTTTCCCTCCGCTTCTCCCTCTTTCTCTCCCTTTCTTTCGCAACTTCATCTTCTCCCTTCTCATTTTTCAAGCTCCAATCCCCATCATCTTCAATCCCCAAAGCTACGCCATCCGATTTGCTCTCTCTCTTGGCCACCCCTTCTCACTCTTCCTCAGTTAACCCTTCAGTCGCCGATGAACTCAAGTCCTGTTTCAAGTTCCTCGTCCCCTTTAATCCAAGCAATACCCGAAGCTCCTCTGATTTCAAATCCCCTTCTTCTAGACGGTCCCTTTTGAAAAGCCCAAGAGATGAACAAAATGAGCTTATTTGGTGGCCTCCTGAACCGGTTCTTGAGCTGGCCAGGCTCGCTTTCGACTCTGGTGGTGGTCCTGATTCAATCCATCGCGCTCTTGATCCTACCGTGATGCCT GTGCCTGATGTTGAAGGATCAAAGGAAGATAAATGCGAGTTAACCAGAACGCCTTATGGCAGACGCTTCATAAGTCAG GAGTTGAATTCATATCTTGAATACTTGTTTAAACTCATTGTTGAGAGGGGTCCTGATGTTGGATTGAAAGTTTCATTAAATCGATATGATTTGTTTCATGGTCACCTTTTTATTGCCACAGAGACTGGAAGGCTAGGCATATT GTTTCATGCTAAAGAATACCCCCTGTATGATAAACAAGTGTTTCCATACTACTTGGGTTATTGCCAGAAGG ATTCTAATGTGACTTATGATGATTCGATAAACTTGAGAAATATTCTCTGGCTTGCTCCATTGCCAAGCAATTCAACACAAGGCTGGATAGCTCCAG GAGTCCTGCTTGTCCTGGATGCTCATCCTGGAGGAATTGTATATAGGGATCTCATACCTGAGTATGTCAATGTTGTGAGGACCATATATGAAG ATGATCTGGGTAATGTTGTGGTTGATGTAAACTATCTGAACGTTGGAGATTCACAGCCTGATTATCAGATTTTTATTTGTTGA